A genomic stretch from Microtus pennsylvanicus isolate mMicPen1 chromosome 11, mMicPen1.hap1, whole genome shotgun sequence includes:
- the LOC142831626 gene encoding thymosin beta-4-like: protein MGNVTNKRNTVEMEKFDKAKLKKTETQEKNPLPSKGTIEHEKPAGESQ from the exons ATGGGCAA CGTGACAAACAAACGCAATACGGTTGAGATGGAGAAATTCGATAAGgcaaaattgaagaagacagaaacacaggagaAAAATCCTCTGCCTTCAAAAGGAACGATTGAACATGAGAAGCCAGCCGGTGAATCGCAATGA